AGCCCGGCGCCCGCGTCGATCCGCCTGTGAAGCCCTTTTGGCCGGTCGCTTGCCGTTCGCCGATCGCGCCGATATAAGCCCGGCAACTCCAAATCACCCCCCTTTCTCAAGGATAGAACCATGGCGATTGAACGCACCTTCTCGATCATCAAGCCCGACGCGACCGAGCGTAACCTGACCGGCGCGGTCAACGCCGTGATCGAGAAGGCCGGCCTGCGCGTCGTCGCCCAGAAGCGCATCCGCATGACCAAGGGCCAGGCCGAGACCTTCTATGCCGTGCACAAGGCCCGTCCGTTTTTCGGCGAGCTCGTCGAGTTCATGACCTCCGGCCCCGTGGTCGTGCAGGTGCTGGAAGGCGAGGGCGCGATCGCCAAGTACCGCGAGGCGATGGGCGCGACCGACCCGTCGAAGGCCGCCGACGGCACCATCCGCAAGCTCTACGCCAAGTCGATCGGCGAGAATTCGGTGCATGGTTCCGACGCCCCCGAGACGGCCGTGATCGAGATCGCCCAGTTCTTCTCGGGCAACGAGATCGTCGGCTGATCGGAAGGACGCATTGTGAACTGGCTCTGGCAGATATTCGACCCCGCCACGCTCGGGTCGTTCTTCACCCAGTTCCGCAATGAAATGGCCGAGCCGGCCTTCTGGGTCGCGGTCGGCAAGATCATCTGGATCAACATCCTGCTCTCCGGCGACAACGCGCTGGTGATTGCGCTTGCATGCCGCGGCCTGAAGCCGCGGCATCGGCTATGGGGCATGGTGCTCGGTGCGGGAGCGGCGGTGCTGCTGCGCATCGTCTTCACCGGCATCGTCGCGAGCCTGATGGCGCTGCCGTACCTCAAGCTGGTCGGCGGCCTGGCGCTGATCGTGATCGCCGCAAAACTGCTGGTGCCGGAAAACGAGGACGAGGACGACGTCGCCTCGGCCTCGCATCTATGGCAGGCGGTGCAGATCGTCGTTGTCGCCGACATCATCATGAGTCTGGACAACGTCATCGCGGTCGCAGCCGCCGCCAATGGCAGCGTGCCGCTCCTGGTGCTCGGCCTTGCCATCAGCGTGCCGCTGATCGTCGCCGGCGCCGCGCTGATCATGG
This region of Bradyrhizobium sp. CCGUVB1N3 genomic DNA includes:
- a CDS encoding TerC family protein, translating into MNWLWQIFDPATLGSFFTQFRNEMAEPAFWVAVGKIIWINILLSGDNALVIALACRGLKPRHRLWGMVLGAGAAVLLRIVFTGIVASLMALPYLKLVGGLALIVIAAKLLVPENEDEDDVASASHLWQAVQIVVVADIIMSLDNVIAVAAAANGSVPLLVLGLAISVPLIVAGAALIMALLSKLPILVWAGAALLGWIAGEVIATDPGVEPTLHALSDGRFGASLDSLLAGLRIPPPFAHGGAGAEYLCAVLGVIVVLVVGYIWRRRSLHVAALEASERHAKVSAE
- the ndk gene encoding nucleoside-diphosphate kinase; protein product: MAIERTFSIIKPDATERNLTGAVNAVIEKAGLRVVAQKRIRMTKGQAETFYAVHKARPFFGELVEFMTSGPVVVQVLEGEGAIAKYREAMGATDPSKAADGTIRKLYAKSIGENSVHGSDAPETAVIEIAQFFSGNEIVG